The nucleotide sequence TTGCCAGTTGTGTTGTAGGTAAAGTTAGCCAGCCAGTCACAGTAAATGTGAAGTAAGCAAGACAGTCATATTAAAGGTAAAGTTAGCTAGTCAGTCACATTTTAGGTAAAGTTGGACAAGGTAGTTGTATTACAGGTAAATGTTTTATCGCCACACACTGAAGTTGATGCAAGTGAGCCAAGGGTTTTGTGTTGAGTTAGCCAGCTAAAATAAGTTGTTAGTTTCTATCATAATAGTTGGTGTGCTGTACTTACAACAATGCTGTGAAGTGGATCATCAGAAACCAAATAACTAAACATTTCACTCATGGCTTATACTACATAAAGATTCCATGTTCTGTTTACAAGCTACTGGCAGTGCATGATGTCAGTAATTTTAGGTGCAAATTACTATACAGTAGGCCACCTTGGGGAAATTGATTTTGAGCAACTTATGTTGAATGAGAAAACTAAATCTgttcaaatgaataaaacattaagaAAACGATTGAGCCATTGAACAAGGGAGAGGGAAATTCAGCTCTGGTGTTTTTATTATGGATAGGCAATTCAAGAtggctgcctccctctctctctgccatgaAGAAACCTGTTTTCAATTATGCTGGAATTTGGCACACCAAATACACCATTTGCTGTGGCTTGCAATGTAGAAAGTACGTTCATTAAATTGGTCTGTGAAGAATGAACTACAGGTACAGCCAGGAAAGTTTTGTCACTGTGCTGAATATATTTTAGCTTCATCTTTCAAGACAATCAATTAggtatgtaaaacatttgaattcagGAGAATCCACTGATCCTAGAACATAAATGAATGAGTAAATCGCCTTTTATATCAGATAGTGATGTAGAAATGAAATACGCTTATGGCCAACAATGAAGAACTGTCCTTGTGACAACATGCATTGTATTTgggatgctgtgtgtgtgtcttactggGATTTTGATCTGGCCACAGAGTAGAGTAACAAGCCTACTCTGCTCATGTGCTCCAGCTTTCAGCTTGGTTGGTCATGCAGTGGGACCAGCCTGATATAGTGCACTGCaaagagaatagggtgccattttgtaCTGAAGGTATGATCACAATGAATCTTTCAGTTCACTTGGCTAAACCTTTAAAGTCGGCCCGTCACGTGTGTAACGAAAACATCATGggccctctccccctccttctaCCTCCTCCCCATCCTTCCACCTCCTCCCAGTCTCCCCGTCCTTCCACCTCCTCCGTCCTTTCACCTCCTCCCAGTCCCCCCGTCCTTCCACCTCCTCCGTCCTTTCACCTCCACTCAGTCTCCCCGTCCTTCCACCTCCTCCGTCCTTTCACCTCCACTCAGTCCCCCCGTCCTTCCACCTCCTCCGTCCTTTCACCTCCACTCAGTCTCCCCATCCTTCCACCTCCTCCCAGTCTCCCCGTCTTTCCACCTCCTCTGTCCTTTCACCTCCACCGTCTCCCcgtccttcttcctcctctcctctttaccTCCCCTTGTACCATGTATCCGAGGCTGTCAACTCTACTCCTTCCTACTCTGTCCTTACAACTCTACTCCCTCCTACTCTGTCCCTACAACTCTTCTCCCTCCTACTCTGTCCTTACAACTCTACTCCCTCCTACTCTGTCCCTACAACTCTTCTCCCTCCTACTCTGTCCCTACAACTCTACTCCCTCCTACTCTGTCCCTACAACTCTTCTCCCTCCTACTCTGTCCTTACAACTCTACTCCCTCCTACTCTGTCCTTACAACTCTACTCCCTCCTACTCTGTCCCTACAACTCTACTCCCTCCTACTCTGTCCTTACAACTCTACTCCCTCCTACTCTGTCCTTACAACTCTACTCCCTCCTACTCTGTCCTTGCAACTCTTCTCCCTCCTACTCTGTCCCTACAACTCGTCTCCTAGGCTGTCCTCTACTCTCACTCCTCTTCTGTCCTCCCATTTaatttccttctctcctccctccctccctcctcaccctccCCACTATCCTAACGctccaggcagacagacaatgcTCCTTTCAGCTGTCTGTTTACTGAGGCTGGCCCTCTTAGGGTCACTGGGCCTTATATGGAATGCATTTATAAAACCTACAGTAGTAAAGATAcactgtgtctgtccatgtgtgctCCTGCAGTCATTCATCAGGAGGTCGACAATACCTCTAACCTCTGGGACTGGCGTAGGTTGCATTCCTGGCACACCTCGCTCTAAACACAGATTGGACGATAATTAATGGACATATGATAGATGTGTTCATTTCTGCAACATGCCAGAAGGGAGTTTGGTCTTTCATTACCGTGTGGTTCTGACTACCAAACTCTCTCCGATTCCACTTGTCACAGAACTCAAGTATCCTTTGATTGAGAATATGCCAGGGGGGAGAATAATGTTCTATGTCATGTCTAGCTTTGCTTCAACTAATGACTTGCTAAGGTCTCTCTGATACTTTTTTAATTCTAACTAGCTCTATGACAATACTTCGGTCTCTCTTGAGCTATATCTTATTAGACAGAGTTTAAAAATATCCCATCAGCGAGAGATGGCATCCCCCCAAAGGGGATTTCAGCACAGTAGTACACAGAGTCCCACGTACTCAATAGAACCATAGAACAATAACAAAATCTAGTATTTAGTTATAATCATGTGATTTAGTTGAGTTATCCTAGTAATATATTGTGTTCTGATTCTGTTTTAATAATATGTTTCCATGGCTACGCCCACCTCTCCTTTGTTGCTGCATTTAGACTCTAGAACACATTCAAGAACACAAATCCACACTACATTTACATCAGTCAAAAGATAATCCTACAAAAATGTTCTGTTCTAACAAAATGTGAACATCATGCATTTTATACATTCTGCTACTAAAAGAAATGTAAGAAATCAAATTTCTGAATTATACATCCACTGTTGCTTATTTGACTGCACAACAgtgtaaaatacaataaaatgaaacagaCATACATAAAATAACCAGTTCTTTattgtttgaatatttttgGATCATGACAATGACAGTCCCAAGCAATAGTGCTTAGATTAGAATAATCTAACGAGCACGAATATCATTGGTTCGTGGCTCTCACTCCTACCCAGTAAACCACTCCCTCAATAAGGCATTGTCAATAACACCATAAACAGTATCGGAAAACAATCATATATTGTAACATTAGTAAATACCTGTTGAACTGAGGTATGTTTTCTCTCCTGATATACACTTAATGTAAACATAGACACAATATACACTACATACCAGGTCCCTTTACAAGTCTATGGGTGGTTCGGTCCCACTGAATGTGTCACAAAAGTCATTAAAGTCTCTCCGCATGAAGTCTTCACTCTGCATCACGTCGTTTTCTGACGGGAAATACTGCATACTGTTACTCTCCTGCGCCTCTTGGTACAAGTCCCCCAAACTGAAGAATGGGAACTGTTGGCACTTGGGCAGTTGTCGGGGGACAAACCGCGCTGCTGGTGTCGGACCGATATCTGGACTGTCGAGGAGAGCGCCCCTGGCGTTCTCCAGCACACCTAGATACGAGTCCATGTCCGTAAAGTCGGTTTCGCAGTCAGACCCACTATCTGTGCCGATGGAATCCGAACGCATATGCATCATCTGGTATTTCTCGTGCATCAGGAACTGGTTGGTGTTCCTCGGTGCCCTCATACCTGGCGCCCTATTGCCCTTGATGTTGACAGGGCGCAGTGACGTCATCAAATGAGGCGGTCTCTGGGGTGGTCGGTTCTGTCTGTAGAACTGGCTAGGGTGTTGagtgtgatgatgatgatggtgaagaTGCCCATGCacccttcctctctttcctcgATACCCCTGCtgccttctcccattctttgcCCAACTAAGCTTGCTGTTATCCCCTCTCCTCGACTGCTGCCTATCCTTCTGTTGGTCTTTGCAGGCAGGTCTGTCACTGTAGACCCGCCATTGGCACATCACCGTGTCCTTCCCACACATCTCCTCTTCGAAAACCATTAGAAACGCAGCTACGTGCTTCCCTGGTCTTCACATTCTCTTCTCCGCTGCTGTCAGCGGCTTGCCAACAAATAAATGGTAATTCCTCTGTATGGGGTTTCGTATACTTTCGTGGATCACCACTCGGAAACCCCTAAAAGTCTACCTTTTTACAATCTCCTTCGTTTTTTTCTTGACCACTGGCTTTAAAGAGTACATAGCCTGGTGGCGTGCCTCTAGTACAGGCAGCTTGACCTGCTCGCGTCTACAGCTACGCTAACCTGTCACACcccttttatatttttctattttcgttaaatagtttttttattttagaaatacgACTGCAGACAAAATGATAAAGCTTACAGATGCAAGTGTGTTTTTGCTTAATCTAGGTAGCGATCTAGTAACCCTATTTCCATATACTTTACCGACCTGAAATGACAGTTGCTATGCTCGTTGGATCAGCCTCTGAGGGGTTTATATAAAACTGGAACGTTCCATTGTTGCGCTACAATCGTGGGGGTGTTTGATGTTTCACGAAGTAGAAAACTTTACaattatcaaaaaaatatacataatctGAACACGAGTGATTTGtgtgaattaattaatttaatatgaaAATAGCAAAACATACTTGACATATTTCAAAACTACTAATGTATACGAATTTAAAGAGAAATAATAAAATCCTGATAGACTAGTCCAGTTCTTTTATGACATTAAGTGGGgcatttttacattgtttttattcgCCGTGTTCAGTTACTTTTTAAGTGTGAAGATACTACATGAAAGTGTATTGACACCATTGTATCCAGGTTTAAAGAAGAAGCTGTTAGACTGTTACGTGATTGGTCACAGATACAACCTAGTATTAGAGTAGTTCTggaccacccccccccaccccaccaaaACAAAAGATTGTAAACACATAGCTAAATTGAACATTCACTTGAAACAATATTTGAACAAACATTTAGTTTGCAATAACAACTAAGTCGTGACTTGGGAAAATGACCCAAATTGAGTATTACGTTTATAGTTGCAGTAAAAGTTAGTTTAGTatagtttattttttgtcatattCCAAGCAGGTTTGTAACAGAACgagtataaaaacatttacattataattaaaacattaacatcaatATATAGGTTGCCCTCTCACCGACCGGAGTCACGTACTCATCTGCACGTACTCGAAAAATATTGATCCCCTCACCACTACTCACGCACGAACGACACACACGGTACCTATATGATTATATGAATCGGAGTTTTTAATCATGTTCCTTTCTAATTAAAAGTGGTATGAGAATCTGCTAATACTCAGTTGTATTAGTCttacaacaaaatgtttcataaCATATGTTTGGTCTCATTGAAGATGGCTACTTAGCAGTAAACAATAGTCTACGTGAGAGAGAATTGTTGGGGGTGACGTTTGGACAACTGTGTTTGGCCTGTGTCTTCTACCGTGCAAATGCAAACTTGCATGTGGTACATAAGATTGTCGATAAAGAAAAGTGTTCCTGGCCAGTGATGTTTATTAGAGAAATTAAAATTCAGGCCTACTaattatataaaacaaatacaatatttgtaATTTGGGCCATTATCAATGCTATCTACCCATACTTCTGGATTCATTGCGTTATCATTTTTACATGGGGCTTTTAACATTGCATTAATTAATGATAGTCACATGGCTCgtacatttttttactttagcCGAATTTACTTAGTTAAATAGACAAATTATCATTGCCTGGCTAGCTAAATTAAACGACTAATCAAAAGTAATGCAAGTTGCTTTGAAACTAATAAAACAATGTCAGCGTTCATGTAGGGTAGTTTGTGGTTGAACCCACAACACATTCGCGTTGGGCTGCACTGTTGACAGCCTCGACTATGCACAGACTGTAATTTCTATAATGCTAAACGTATTGATAATGGGTCGTGTAATACAATCTTTATTAAAAGGTGCAGTAGTTACAATAGTTAGTATATTGATTAATTAAGCTACTAACAGGGAAAGTGCAGATATTGGCAAGATGGCATCCTGTTCACACAAATCAGATGCTTTGAATAAAGTTTTCCGGGATTGAAACAGACGGCAGCTGGTATCTGTCACAACAATGTCGGGGAGAAAACGCGCTAGCACCTGAAGACAGAACTGTACCGTTATATATCCCCGAGGACCCTAGCTAAAACGAAACGGACCAGTTCATCTGATTGTGTATGTGACAACGCGATTTCAAGATGGATACGGCTGCATTTTCCGAGGATGTAGACAAAAAGGTTTTCATCGTTGGATCAGAGCTCGTGGAAAATTACACTGTAGGTGAATGTAGCTAGGTAGCAAATTACCTAAACGTACTATAGTCTAGCTAAATATAACTGCTTTAGAACTGCACGTGATCTACAATTTAATTGTGCTGTTATCATTACATTAAATTGCATGATCATCACTTGCTAGCTTCGTGGTTGTACTCTGTGAGAGTCAACGTTAGTTAGCTAACTAAattaggtagctagctaaccagTATCCAGTAAACTAGTAGCTGATATTGTGAAGCACATCACCATTTTCATGTTGTCCGGTAGTTTACTATTACATGTTTTATGATGTTCAAAACTAATTAGCTAACTCACGCTGTCTTGTTGGTCCTGATGTTCATCATAGTTATTTAGATTGCTAGTAGTTGTACAG is from Esox lucius isolate fEsoLuc1 chromosome 2, fEsoLuc1.pri, whole genome shotgun sequence and encodes:
- the wu:fb55g09 gene encoding uncharacterized protein wu:fb55g09; this translates as MVFEEEMCGKDTVMCQWRVYSDRPACKDQQKDRQQSRRGDNSKLSWAKNGRRQQGYRGKRGRVHGHLHHHHHHTQHPSQFYRQNRPPQRPPHLMTSLRPVNIKGNRAPGMRAPRNTNQFLMHEKYQMMHMRSDSIGTDSGSDCETDFTDMDSYLGVLENARGALLDSPDIGPTPAARFVPRQLPKCQQFPFFSLGDLYQEAQESNSMQYFPSENDVMQSEDFMRRDFNDFCDTFSGTEPPIDL